The following are encoded in a window of Sulfurimonas sp. C5 genomic DNA:
- a CDS encoding ankyrin repeat domain-containing protein has product MNSKWTELLNKDDYLGIKKYLKTDGDISEENDSGEGVLACAIRARCSFETLMLLIEFGADPFDFDDEGVSVFDIAITYDNREMVNYLIEHGRDVNQTNRRSGFTPLMAAACYGRTEIAKILVESGVDQNARDSKGFTAADFARKMNKKSVLEVLDYDENSPKNTNYAR; this is encoded by the coding sequence ATGAATAGTAAATGGACAGAACTTTTAAATAAAGACGATTATTTAGGGATCAAAAAGTATCTCAAAACTGATGGAGACATTTCAGAAGAAAATGACTCAGGGGAGGGTGTTCTTGCCTGTGCAATTCGTGCAAGATGTAGCTTTGAGACTCTTATGCTTTTGATTGAATTCGGAGCTGACCCGTTTGATTTTGATGATGAAGGTGTAAGCGTATTTGATATAGCAATCACATATGATAATCGTGAAATGGTTAACTACCTTATAGAACATGGCAGGGATGTAAATCAAACAAATAGAAGAAGCGGTTTTACCCCTTTAATGGCTGCGGCATGTTATGGAAGAACAGAGATCGCAAAAATACTTGTAGAAAGCGGTGTAGACCAAAATGCAAGAGATTCAAAAGGTTTTACAGCAGCGGACTTTGCGAGAAAGATGAATAAAAAATCTGTTTTGGAAGTTCTTGATTACGATGAGAATTCGCCAAAGAATACTAACTACGCAAGGTAG